In Vespula pensylvanica isolate Volc-1 chromosome 21, ASM1446617v1, whole genome shotgun sequence, one genomic interval encodes:
- the LOC122636219 gene encoding alpha-protein kinase 1, protein MSEMTSVEKQQEHQQQQQQYVGGSSNSEYHCKDCDLYFESDKSLRVHLCYHQENLSTRWTNQAQQEESNNNNSKAGNHNSGGSHANVKRESVTAPADSCESSSTSPSQEPSSSHHQHQEQQQQQQQQQPPPQPPPQPPPPPPPQPQQQQQQQQEQQQQTSQSYNHFHTPMYSETSYFIQNDSAYLLSHHYSSSQDDVSNNVGVTGGGGYSRYHPYQHQQHFPTERTCSISSTSPQSPPLQCDKCGAVYEDANQLGEHVRTSHSTSPNVYPGQPQYQQLGGSPQQQNQPQLHPSPTQPSQQPQQQQQHGYEYNGGQAMKSSEVKQEPEEQAEILDLDSHKVQTHRYEEELMRLHHHQQHQQDLQMQIHQQQVLQHQQQRSGSLPVGSMLGWPPGGQPHEYHPGLPSMGGMDNVSPISDQGQFIRGQHMSVVESSRHPGSPIITSTQTMPTHQLPATLLQQPPKAPPLANQSWKSNEARRPKTYNCTACNKWFTSSGHLKRHYNTTLHKNAVKQSNQPDPANLPISAHHHPGRDNGVGHGHGHGSVRGTGPSRSSPELSSSASPPNLIAGPSGEAARGLLHTPTTTTTTTTSTLYNNNNNSSNSSNSSNESSVVVLAQQQQQQQPQGSMVLLGSTMLPLNSPGQSPMAAHHQQMGSSPPQLVQHHHRHQHQQQQQQHHQQQQQQQQQLHIPMDSPSGQIHIHHPMNSPISVMQPHPGPHLSSPSQMGSSHPHHLTSPTTSGSVHPAMVSSPPAMGNTTTPQQVYPNALPPHVTTSTSMGLLESITIQLTTTGNSLLPISSAEQQQQQQQQQQQQQQQQQQQQQQQQQQQQQQQQQQQQQLQHQHHHLHQQTQDMLPGFGTFSNHQRSLPSFTQFGISGFLVGHDQVQAVNVGGLSPEENRSPQDRSFESPGSSYDTYRNSSPRYESLTNMDMSTMQVNTDGMIVKQYEIENQQQHHLVQQLQQQIGEQEQQRQQIHEANNNLPQHVQAKEELNPNVGLQLEENPKAKIAGMLLSKEHQVTSTNTGSHYISQDGLHKCIECDKVFNRACYLTQHNKSFHSGDKPFKCNQCGKRFPLEYLHAKHLQKHAGDKPYKCEICPKQFNHKTDLRRHMCLHTGEKPYACDNCGKGFIRKDHMMKHLETHKKKSNNQNVLLRA, encoded by the coding sequence ATGAGTGAGATGACGAGCGTGGAAAAGCAACAAGAGcaccaacagcagcagcagcaatacGTTGGTGGCAGTTCCAATTCGGAATATCACTGCAAAGATTGCGACTTGTATTTTGAGAGCGATAAGAGTCTCAGGGTGCATTTGTGTTATCATCAAGAAAATCTATCTACGCGTTGGACAAATCAAGCGCAACAAGAGGAgagtaataacaacaatagtAAGGCTGGAAATCATAACAGTGGCGGTAGTCACGCGAATGTTAAACGCGAGAGCGTAACGGCACCGGCGGACTCGTGCGAGTCTTCTTCGACATCGCCTTCTCAGGAACCATCTTCTTCGCATCACCAGCATCAagagcaacagcagcagcagcagcagcagcagccgcCGCCGCAGCCGCCGCCGcagccgccgccgccgccgccgccgcagccgcagcagcagcaacagcagcagcaagagcaacaacaacaaacgaGTCAAAgttataatcattttcataCACCAATGTACAGCGAAACAAGTTACTTTATACAAAACGACTCGGCCTATCTCCTCTCCCATCATTATTCATCGTCTCAAGACGACGTTTCGAACAATGTCGGCGTTACTGGTGGTGGCGGATATTCGCGTTACCATCCGTATCAACATCAACAACATTTTCCAACGGAGCGTACCTGCTCGATCAGCTCGACGAGCCCGCAAAGTCCGCCGCTTCAGTGCGACAAATGCGGTGCCGTTTACGAGGATGCGAATCAACTCGGCGAACACGTTCGAACGAGTCATTCGACCTCGCCTAATGTTTATCCGGGTCAACCGCAGTATCAACAATTAGGTGGCAGTCCTCAACAACAAAATCAGCCGCAGTTGCATCCGTCTCCTACTCAACCGAGTCAACAAccgcagcaacagcaacagcatgGTTACGAGTATAATGGCGGACAAGCGATGAAATCGTCGGAAGTGAAACAAGAACCGGAGGAACAGGCCGAGATCCTCGATCTGGACTCCCACAAGGTTCAGACTCACAGATACGAGGAAGAATTGATGAggcttcatcatcatcaacagcATCAACAAGACTTACAGATGCAGATCCATCAGCAGCAAGTACTCCAACATCAACAACAGAGGAGCGGATCGCTTCCGGTGGGTTCTATGTTGGGTTGGCCACCGGGCGGTCAACCGCACGAGTACCATCCGGGTCTTCCATCTATGGGAGGTATGGACAACGTTTCGCCAATATCCGATCAGGGACAGTTCATCCGCGGCCAACACATGTCCGTAGTGGAGTCATCCCGACATCCTGGCTCTCCCATTATCACCAGCACGCAAACGATGCCTACGCATCAATTGCCAGCGACTCTATTGCAACAACCACCAAAAGCTCCGCCATTGGCCAATCAATCGTGGAAGAGTAACGAGGCACGACGGCCAAAAACTTACAACTGCACCGCGTGCAACAAGTGGTTCACCAGTTCGGGCCATTTGAAAAGACACTATAATACTACCCTTCATAAGAACGCCGTGAAACAAAGCAATCAACCGGATCCGGCGAATCTACCGATAAGCGCGCACCATCATCCTGGCAGGGATAACGGTGTCGGACACGGACACGGTCATGGAAGTGTCAGAGGTACCGGCCCGTCGAGGTCGTCGCCAGAGTTATCATCCTCTGCCAGTCCCCCAAACTTGATTGCAGGTCCCTCGGGCGAGGCGGCGAGGGGCCTGCTGCACACgcccaccaccaccaccaccaccaccaccagcactctctacaacaacaacaacaattccagcaacagcagcaacagcagcaacgaATCTTCGGTGGTAGTTCTTGctcaacaacagcagcaacagcagccaCAGGGTTCAATGGTTCTCTTGGGCTCCACAATGTTGCCTCTCAATTCCCCGGGTCAGTCGCCAATGGCGGCGCATCATCAACAAATGGGCTCATCGCCGCCACAATTGGTTCAACATCATCACCGGCACCAAcatcaacagcaacagcagcagcatcatcagcaacagcaacagcagcaacaacagttGCACATACCAATGGATTCGCCATCGGGCCAAATCCACATACATCATCCCATGAATTCTCCTATCTCGGTAATGCAACCGCACCCGGGGCCCCATCTGAGTTCGCCTTCGCAAATGGGCTCGTCTCATCCGCACCACCTGACTTCGCCTACAACGTCGGGCTCGGTTCATCCAGCAATGGTTTCGTCGCCCCCTGCGATGGGGAATACTACGACCCCTCAACAGGTTTACCCAAACGCTTTGCCCCCCCACGTTACAACTTCTACCAGCATGGGCCTGCTGGAGTCTATCACCATCCAACTAACTACTACTGGTAATTCGCTATTGCCGATTTCTTCGGCcgagcagcagcagcagcagcagcagcagcagcagcagcagcagcagcagcagcagcaacaacaacaacagcaacagcagcagcagcagcagcaacaacaacaacaacaacaacaactgcAACACCAGCATCACCATCTTCATCAGCAGACCCAAGATATGTTACCCGGTTTTGGAACTTTTAGTAACCATCAAAGATCTTTGCCGAGCTTCACCCAATTCGGCATTTCCGGGTTCTTGGTAGGCCACGATCAAGTACAGGCCGTTAACGTGGGGGGGCTAAGTCCGGAGGAGAATCGATCTCCTCAAGACAGATCCTTCGAGTCTCCCGGATCCAGTTATGATACCTATAGAAATTCATCGCCGCGATACGAGTCTTTGACGAATATGGATATGTCGACGATGCAAGTAAATACCGATGGCATGATTGTTAAACAATATGAGATCGAGAATCAACAGCAACATCATCTCGTGCAACAATTGCAACAACAAATAGGTgaacaagaacaacaacgGCAGCAAATCCACGAAGCTAACAACAATCTACCGCAACATGTGCAGGCTAAGGAAGAACTCAATCCGAACGTTGGCCTGCAACTCGAAGAAAATCCAAAAGCGAAAATTGCAGGCATGCTCTTGAGCAAGGAGCATCAGGTAACCAGCACAAACACGGGCTCGCATTACATCTCCCAGGATGGTTTACATAAGTGTATCGAATGCGACAAAGTTTTTAACAGAGCATGCTACCTGACTCAGCATAACAAGAGCTTCCACTCGGGTGATAAACCATTTAAATGTAATCAGTGCGGTAAAAGATTCCCCCTCGAGTACCTGCATGCGAAACACCTGCAGAAGCATGCTGGCGACAAACCGTACAAGTGCGAGATCTGTCCAAAGCAGTTCAACCACAAGACCGACCTCAGACGGCACATGTGTCTCCACACGGGGGAAAAACCATATGCTTGTGATAATTGTGGAAAAGGTTTCATCAGAAAAGATCACATGATGAAACATCTTGAaacgcataaaaaaaaatcaaataatcagAATGTCCTTTTGCGGGCGTGA